From Chryseobacterium camelliae:
AAAGAGGTGAATCAATGCATTGATTCTTATGAAGCTTGCTTCTTCAGCGGCTTAGCCGCCATAGCTTTGCCTTCTTAAATAAAGCAGGGTGACTCGTGGTCTTTGCGTCACATATTTAGCATTTCGTCTTTTTACAAATTCACTTTTTAGTAAAATTGCCTACTCACATTTTAACGCAAAGCTTTATTCTCCAAACGCAGATTTCAAGAGTGCGAAGAAAGGAATCAATACATTGATTCTATGAAGCATGCTTAGTCAGAGGCTTCGCCGCCATAGCTTGGCATTCTTAATTAAAGAAGAATAATAAATGATCTTTGCGTTATAGAATCAACCTTTCGCCTTTTTAAAAATTCACTTTTTAGTAAAATTGCCTACTCACATTTTAACGCAAAGTTTTATTCTCCAAACGCATATTTCAAGCGTGCAAAGAAAGGAATCAATACATTGATTCTATGAAGCATGCTTAGTCAGCGGCTTGACATTATTAATAAAGGATAATCATTCATGGTCTTTGCATGACTTAATTTTTCCTCTCCATCCACTCATAAAAATGCTCATCTACAATTTGCTTCCAGATCTTCTCGCTTTCGCCAATTCCCTCCAACTCTCCAACTCTAAAACCCTCCAACTCTCCCACTCTAAAAACCCTCCACCCCACAACTCACCTCCTCCTAATCCCCCGCTCCAGCAACACCTTCCCGGCATCCAGCATTTTCGTCAGGTGGATGAAGGGTGTGATGAGGTTATTTCCGGGCAGGGTGTGGCAGGCGCCGAGGGAGAAATAGACGGCTTCGCTGAGGAAATCGTCGAACTCATCGAGGGTGTAGGCAGTGAAGGCATTTTTGAAGGTGAGGAAAGGATGGTGGTATTCTTCATCGGAGAGGTTGCCTTGCAGGAGTTCGGAGGGGCGATCCGAGGATTCATCGAGGAGCCATTGTTTGGTTTTGAACTGCATGAGGTAGCTGCCGCGGACAAAAGACCGTACGTAATGGCAGAACTCCAGGACTTCCACGGGATCGCGGTTGATGCACGCGCGGCGTTTCATGGCGTATTGCATGATCTCGAACAGCAGGTTTTTGGCTTCGGGTAGTTCATAAAGGTTGAAAAATGTGGTGATGAGCCTGAGCCCGGAATGTTTGATGCGGCGGGTATGCCCTCCGGACAAGAAATCTGGGGTATTTTTTTTCATAGCAAATGTTTTTTGATCGGGCAGCTGCCGGTGGGCGCGGAGGCTCCCGGAACACTTCCCTGGATTGTCCTGTTCTGTTGTGCTGACAGGCGATGAACCGTCTGCCGGTGTTTTAAAAAAGCTTTCCTGATGCCCTTTGGCGAGAAAAAGAACCGGGTAACCAAAGGATCAAAAGCAGTGGCCGCCGGGCACCGGAAAGCAGCAAATACGCACGGCTGCAACAGCCGGCACATCATGTAAAAAAACACACTTCACACTCTACATGATACTTATGTTTTGGAGGCTGGCTTAGATAAATGTGGAGAACACAGAAAATAAAAAAGGCAGGATCTCTACATTATCTGCCATTGAGGTACTGGTATACCGTGGAACAGATAAGAGGAAGAGACCCACGCCTAGGTCGTGAGCCGCTTACTTATCCTCTCGTTCCTAAAAATTACCAGTTTCCAATGGCGAGATTCTAAGCAATAGCTTCTATTGTTCGTTGAAGTATCGCAAAGTTACTTTAGTTGTAACTTATGATGCAAATATAATAAAAATTTCAATATTGGCATATATCCCAATAAGATTTTTATTTTATAAATGCAAATTGCTGGAAAAGCTAGCGATAATGGATCTTCAAAAAGAATTACAGATTCTAATTGGTCAACGAATATCAGAAATAAGAGCCCAAAATAAACAAACTCAACAGGATTTAGAGTTTCTAACTGGTATTGATGTAGCTGAAATCAGCAAGTACGAAAAGGGCAAAAGAAACCTGACGCTAAAAACTATGATAAAGTTTGCTGCTGCTTTACAAGTTCATCCAAAAGAACTTTTTGAGTTTGATTTTAATATTGAAAAATATAAAATTATTGATTAGATACTAACAATAGTTAAAACTTCTTCATTTAAGGAAGTCTATAATTATGATAATATATATTTATATCTTTGATTACTGTTCAAATTAATTTTATATTACTCTTAAAATAATAGAAGCTGCATTATCATCATTAACATAATGACATTGATACAATACTTTTAACAAGCAGCATTAAAATATATACATAAAACAATTATTAAAAATATTTAAACAACAAATATTTTTTTAAAAATCAGGGAAAATACTGATTTAAGTATTTTTTAAATTACTTAATTTTATTTGATAAGATTATAATATGGAAATTCATATTAAAACTTATTTAAGCTATTATATCTTGTTGTTAATTCTTATGTCTACTTTATTGTTAAAAATCTTTATCAATCAAATTAGTTTAAACTTATAATTAATTAAAACCTCTAAATGAATATAATTAGATAAAATTCTAAGAGATGGAACCAGATCACTATTTTGAAATACATTATTTAAAAGAATTATTTCAGAAACATATAAAAAAATCAAGATCAAAAGGTATTGATAAAATTTCTGTTGAAACTTTTGAAAATAATTTAGATGAAAATCTTGAAGCAATTATTATTAAAGTAAAAAAAGGGGTTTATAAATTCTCACCATACTTAGAATTATTAAAGTTAAAAGGTAGAAATAAGCATCCTAGAATAATTTCTATTCCCACAATAAGGGATAAAATGGTATTGCTCATAATAAAGGAAATTTTGCATGATATATTTAAGGAAAGTGTAAACAGAAAACTTCCAAATAGTTATATTAAAGATGTAAAAGATTTTCTCAAAAACAGAACATTAGAAGTTTATTTTTTAAAGCTTGACTTAGAAAAATTTTATGATACACTGAATCACCAAATTTTAATGTCTAAACTTGATGATAAAAAAGTACCAGAAAATATTAAGGCTCTAATTCTTTTAGCTATAACAAATATTACTGTACCGCAAAATTCAAAACGAAATCAATATTATAAATATAAAGTAGAAAAAGGTGTACCTCAAGGTTTATCTATTTCAAATATTTTAGCTCAAATTTATTTATTAGAATTTGATAAAATGATTTGTAAAAGAAAATATTTTTATCGTAGATATGTTGATGATATTTTATTAATGAATAACAGTTCCTTCTCTGAGTTTAGAATTAATAATTTCATTAAAGAATTGGAAAAATTAGAGCTTGATATTAATAAAGAGAAAACAGAACAAAATTCTTTAGGCTATGCATCATTTACTTTTCTTAGTTATAGCATTTCTTCAACAAAAATTTCTGTAGCTCAAAAAAACATAGAAATTTTTTTACGACGTATAGCTGCAAAAATATCATGGTTTAAAACCTGTTTTGTAAATAAAGAAAGAAGGCCCGAATATCTTAAAAATGATTTTGAAAAATTGAAAATTGTTTTTATTGAGGAATTAAATGATATGATTACAGGACTTATAGCTAACAATAAAAATTATGGATGGCTTTTTTATTTTTCAGAAATAAATGATTTAGATTTGTTATTTAAAATTGATAAAATTATATCAAAATTTTTCATTGATTTAAAACCATTTGAAAACAAACGTCCTAAGAATTTAAAAAAACTAATACGAACATATTAC
This genomic window contains:
- a CDS encoding reverse transcriptase domain-containing protein translates to MEPDHYFEIHYLKELFQKHIKKSRSKGIDKISVETFENNLDENLEAIIIKVKKGVYKFSPYLELLKLKGRNKHPRIISIPTIRDKMVLLIIKEILHDIFKESVNRKLPNSYIKDVKDFLKNRTLEVYFLKLDLEKFYDTLNHQILMSKLDDKKVPENIKALILLAITNITVPQNSKRNQYYKYKVEKGVPQGLSISNILAQIYLLEFDKMICKRKYFYRRYVDDILLMNNSSFSEFRINNFIKELEKLELDINKEKTEQNSLGYASFTFLSYSISSTKISVAQKNIEIFLRRIAAKISWFKTCFVNKERRPEYLKNDFEKLKIVFIEELNDMITGLIANNKNYGWLFYFSEINDLDLLFKIDKIISKFFIDLKPFENKRPKNLKKLIRTYYSIKSKDFKYINNYDNLDSIRKKRDFLLFRGQISAIKNYTDEEIDYFFSKYQQNQIRKNEQNIGYKYIA
- a CDS encoding helix-turn-helix domain-containing protein; amino-acid sequence: MDLQKELQILIGQRISEIRAQNKQTQQDLEFLTGIDVAEISKYEKGKRNLTLKTMIKFAAALQVHPKELFEFDFNIEKYKIID